The following nucleotide sequence is from Megalops cyprinoides isolate fMegCyp1 chromosome 19, fMegCyp1.pri, whole genome shotgun sequence.
agaggagctggagctggagctccGCACCACTCTCCTCTCGGGGCGCCCGCCCTCGGTGGCCCGGGCCAGAGAGGAGCGAGGCGTGCCCCCGGCACGCGGCCGGTCGATTAAGGGGCTGGCCCGCACCGAATCCCGGCTGGCGCTCCTCTCCGCCAGCTTCCTCCGACCGCTCGCCGAGCTCCTCTCCGCCCCCGAGGACGTCTTCCGGGAGGTGGGCGAGGGAGAGGCGGAGGACTGTGGTGTGGTGGAAATACGCTGCTTCCTCGGGGTTGCTCCTGACGGCGCCCCCTCCTGGCCCTGGGAGGGCTCCTTTTTGGACGGTGTTCCAGATGAGGACACCTTGCCGGTCTTGGCGGAGTCACTCTTGACCCTGGTGTTGGACACCTTGGCGGAGCTCCGGACATGAGGGCTGGAGGACGCCTGGGAGGCCGGAGAGTTCGGGGTTGAGGACGCAGTTTGGCGCTTCTTGGAGCTCTTCTCTGACTCCAGCAGGGACTTGATGGAGCTCCTCTTGGCCGCTGTGCTCTCCGCCTTCTGCGTGGGCCCTCCCGAGCTGCCCCGCTGTTTGGGCTCCTTAGAGGAGACACCTTGCCCGAAGCTGCCTGAGTCAGCGGGCGTGGCCGGGTTGTTGTTGCTGACAAGCTCGGTTTTGGAGCTCTTCTTTTCGGCCGGAGGCGGGGCCTTGCAGTAAGGCTCATCCAGGgacttcctgctgctgccctCGTCGCTGGTGATGCTCTCCATCATGGCCAGGGGAGCTTTGCCGCTGGACTGCCGCCCGAAGCACGACGTGGACACCTTGTCATCACAGGCCTCTCCTATCCTCTCCAGGGTGCAGGAGGAAAAGGAATCTAGAGAGAAGCGCGAGGGGGAGTTGGACCTCATTTGCAGCTTAGCTGAGAGGGACCACGAGGGCTTGATTCCATTCTCACACAAGGCCAGGGGGCTGGCTATGGATGATCTGGAAGACAAACTCTGACGCTGAACACTCCTCACAAAGGGCCGAGTTGAGAATCCTCCTTGATGAAAAGGACAAGAAAATTTACACTAATGCACTAATTCCAGACTTAATGGATTTGGGTACTTAATGGATTCACTTTATCCTTAAATTTGagtttaaacatgcatttaaaaacaagtttatttCATTCCTCACACAGCCACCATCATTAATTGAAGTCATAATTCTGAATGAGAATTCAAAGACAAAGGAATTGCGTAATACCATCACCaaaatttaaggacaaagccTATCTCGGTGAGACAGAATCTGAGTCTTAGAGTGGAACACATTACATTCCTTCCACGGCCCGCGCCAAGCGGGCAAATGCTTATAGGAAGGAGGCGTGGTGCTCACCATCATCTCCGCTCAGGTCTCCTGTGAACTCCACCGACTCAGCCAGGGAGGCCAGGGAGGTGCGGCGGGAGGAGGCGCCCGAGGCCACACTGGGCTGCCTGCTGCCCGGGAGCCTGTTCACCCAGTGCTCACACAGGGAGGAACTGGTGGACCCTGAGAGAGAGTGGACACATTCAAAGggacagaaaaagacacaatCATACCTTCTCTTATTTCTTGTACAACTGAATGTGACTAGGATATCTATGTTCAGTTCTGAAGGCATGGCTGGTTCAAACCAAAGCATGCTGGGTGGAGGTAGTTTTTTTGCCGTGTTGTTCAGTCTGCCTATTTCAGTGCGGTGATAACTACCTTAAACCACTATtacactgtgaaaatgtgatAACATTCACCTGCTATGGAACTGTTAGCTGACCAGGAGGGAATGGTGGTCCTCCTTTGATAGAACAGAATGTATGCCGTCTGCTTGCAAACGTCTTCCTCAGCTACGGGCTGGACGTCACTGTCGTCAAAGCAGTACCACTGCCCATCAATGGAATTCTTACAGTAAGCTGCAGGGGACGACATACAGGACaggtttcataaaaaaagaatttacaaataaattcacAATGACACTTAACACGTGTCCAATAAACTGCACTTTAAGACTGTCTCCCCAACTTAAACTTAGCCAAAGCAATCTGCGCTGCCCCTCTCATTTCAGAGCACTCCACACCTACTGAGCTCCTGACATGTCACCTGTGTAGTGGCCGCCGTGCATGGTGCCGTGGTGGTTGCACACGGCGTACAGGTCGTACAGATAGTCCTGGGGGTCGCGTCCCAGGCCGTAGGGCCGTCTCCACGGCGACCAGTGCGAGGGAAGGCTCCAGCTGCTCTGGCTCCTCTTCACCATGTGGGGCGCCATGTCCAGCCCCATCAGGGGGAACTTCACCATGTTCTGCATCTTCACCCTCCTGTCTacctcctgcagggggcagaggAGAGCAGGCTCAACACACACCCTCGCTACTCACTGCTGGAAGTGTAAAGTAAACACCTCCCACCCAGACAAACTACAGCAGGGATGGGTTCTGCAATGCCATGGTCCAACAGTTTTCAAAACAACCTCCTAAGTGATAACAGACTACATACTTTACATGTAATTGTTGAATTTTGTGAcgttttcctgttttatttgtcATATCCAACATCTTGAGCAGGACAGTGGCTaaaatgagccaaaaacaaaaaagaagctGTAAATTTCTGACTCGGTGGAGGAACAAGAGGACTGTTGTTAGATTGAGTCTGGGCGCTCAAGTGCCAGCCACGTTCACGTCCTAATAAAATTTCAACTTAAActttggaaagaaatgaactACAGCAAGCTGAGGGGACAGCGAAGAGGCAGAGGCTTGTGGTGTGGTCTTGTGTTCCACGTCATGTTCTGGGCTGGCGTGTCAGTACCTGTCTGAACCTCTTGAGGTGCAGAATGAGGATGTCTGGTAGGGTCCAGAGGCTGAGCTTGATTctgccctgctgcagctgcttgcAGTGGGGACAGCGCCAGGCATCGTCCAGGGCCAGCTGGAACACAAGCAGCCAGAGGTCGAGTCCATCAGGGACAAATACAGCAAGTATGATGGGGCAGGCCTCTACAAAGCATCTTCACCATTTCACCACTCACACTTATGTAGCAGATTTTGCCCTAATATTTTCTGCCAGGAGGGCTGTGAACCTGGGGAGAGAAACCATGGCTGGCTAAATGCTGCTATGGATCCAGGCTTGGTTTTTTGGGTAAGATATTGCATGTGAAACAGGCTGGGACATGACACTTCACAGCTTCTTTTCTCTAAGATGGGTTGGTCATAGAGGAAAAAGATGTCTCAGCGTTCATCCACGCATGTAGGTTGGCGTGTGTAGCGTGTACACCGCAGTGGTACCTGCTCCTCTTTGGTGTAGAGCTGGAAGCACTGGGCCAGCGTGCAGGCCtggggatggtggtggtggtctcTGTGCAGACGCACACTTTCCGCATCAGGGATGTACTCCTCCTCGGTGTGTCCAAACAGACTGCAAGGGGACGGacacagccagccaatcagacaaCAGGAAACTCAGCTCCTCCCTTACAACAGCATTGGTTTTTATTGTGGAGTTATGTTCTTTCTAGCACCTTTTtggcttctttcttttttacataaCTGCATTATAGTTGTTTTATTTCTCCTGCATTTAGCATTCTGTGACATTCCCACTGAGAGGGATGAATCATTGTGAcgtttgatgaataaatttagTAAAAGTTATGCTTCTTGCCATTTTTAGATCTATTTTTAGATGCCAAATCACGTCTATTCAAAACAGTgagtattctttttttttccatggtctCATTTTTCACTTCCGCAATATGATTTTGTAGCTCGTCAGTCTGAGTGTTCAAAAGAGGTATTCCTTAAGGGATCAAATCACACGGACATCGTGAAGACTGGCATTCCGcattctctttcctcttttaaaTCAAACGCACGTCAGCGCTCCCGGTGAACAGAGTGTGCTTTCACAGGTACACCTCTGATGGTACATATACATAACCATCCCTCTCCACCATAGCAGACACCAGACACACATAGTGCATGAGCGAGGGCCGGTGGAGCAGCGGCCCGTTTGACACAGTGCCACTTACTAATCCTTGGTCTCCTTATCCCACTCCACCACAATCTTGACATGCGGAGGCCCCCCCTGTCCGCACGACCTGTACGCCCTACGGAGGAGAGATAAGGTTAAAGAGCACTTTCCGATCCAGCCAGAGGACGCTCCAGTAATCCGCCAAACACACACTGCCGCATACACTATGCGTTACAACACATGAGAACATTACTCACGTATAGGTGTCATCACACTTTACAAGGCAAACACAACTGTACATGCTTCATTGCAGAACCAGTTAAAACACATCGTCAGACATGAGATTTCCTATCAGCCACTAGCTTTTCCCAGAAATTAGCATTTTGCTCATATCTTTTGGCTGTTacgtcccacacacacacacacacatatacacacacacacacacgcatacacacacacagttgagCAGGGCATCCACAGTAGGGGGGATGGAGGTATAAATGATATCATGCTGGTACTCCTGGTGATCACCTTGCTGCTACATCGTCTTTACACCGCCCCCCTGGTTACTGATGTCAAtcatccccccctctctccagtaAAATCAATCCCCATGTGTGGCACTAATTGCCTTCTTGACATTCAACTTGAACGAGGTAAACTGTTGACCTTTATAACCTCAATTAGAAAAACTCTTTCTTTAAGAAAGCCTTGAGAGGGGCATCTATTTAAAATAGCAGCTCATTAGCTCCTTCGGCGAGACCTTTTGGCTGACAGATTGCTCAATGCTTATGCACCCAGGTTAAAAATCTTCATTCAAAAGTAGCTTTagttaaacatttttcacagtgctcGTATGCTTCTCCTATTGGAACACTTAGCTCCATTCATCAATAAATCTGCAAAGGCAGACTTGGTGTAAATATGGTAAATATGCCAAGCCCACACAGCTGACAACAATGTCATGTTTTGGTGTAGAGAAGAAAGCATCCTTCAGCAAATGGTCATCACCCTGACAGACTACCCACATGACCACAATCACTTCCCCCTTCAAAGATTTAACTTCAAACTGCTCATCAGTGtgagaaaatacacaaaagctCAGCACATATAACTGCTAACCAGCCatgctggaaataaaaaaaacagaaacaacaaaaacaaagccaggACAGGTTAGGTGAGGTCAGGAAATCATTCTCTCTGACATCATAAACAGAGGAGGGTAAATGCCTTGTTAGCATTCTAAGCAATTCCAGCAAGAATGTGCTGTAAGATGCCTGTGTTACTAATTGGATACACATTCTGCCCAATGTCACAGAGTGAAAGAAGATACTGATGTACTGCTGATGTGTCTGAATGGCTGATGTTCCAGCCCCCCCCTCCTATAATGAGTATCATAAAGGACCAGGGTCCAtgcattgtcattgtcatgCCATTATAACAGTGACTGACAAAGCGTGATCTCACCTTTCCACAGTGGGGTGACACAGAGGCTGCTCCTCTTGAGGTAAGAGGTATGTGATTCCAACTACTCCGACCACACGCAGACTGAAGGGACCCACCTACAGATAACCAAAAGCATCAATTACACATTGTGCCAATGACATAATCAACCCTTCATCGCATGGAAAATCTGAGAGCTAGCTAAAATACAAccatcaaaacagcaacacgTCAGCAAGGACAACTATGGCCCTGCTCTAAAAAACTTGTatgtaaaattaacatttcacaattgaaGATTGCCATTTGCTTTACATTTCTGGGAGAAAGCATTTGAGAAAGCACCTGGATGAAAACCCCAGGCCTCAGCAGGTGTCGCATCTTCTCCAGAATCTCTTTCTGAAGGACGTCCCAGGTCACGGTGCGCTCCAAGTGCAGCACGAACGGATGGCCAAACCTGAGAGAGAAGCACGCTCTGCCTTTACTCAGATCACACCAGCCTCTCTATTCACCATCCCACTGTTGCTCCATGCACACAACACTGCCTTAGAAGTGAACTCCCAAGAGTGCACAGCTGTGCCCGACCTCCCTGCCATTAGGAGGAAAACTCCAAAGAATCCTGTGAAATTCTCCTCCCATGGAGCACTGGGGCCAGCTGCCCTGACAGCACCCTGCTGCTATGGTACGAAGGTCAGCAGAGGGACATCACTGTCCACTGCATCACAGGAAATGTATTCTTTAAGGCCATCTGCTAGTATATTTTTAAGATGTATTAATTCATGAAATAATTACTGAttactaaaatgttttttttttcatttttttggaatgaatataaatgcatatcCATAAAAAACTTGTATTTACAGTAAGATGTACTTCCACTTTAGAGAACCTTTTAGGGACATGATACATGAAATTATTTGTCTTTACACAGGGCTAATTAAGAGGAAAACATGATAAGATTATATTTCACATCAAGCACTAGTACTCTTTCTACAGGCCATTTTTGGTAGAAATCCTGTTTTACAAAACTGCAATTTGGATATTGTTTTTCTCATAAAAGGACACATTTGCTTCATGAAATCAAGAACCTATGTTTACTTAATTGATACCTTATAGATTGTGGGTTGCAGgtaatgtgtgtatattattCTATGAGAGGACTGTGGAAGGAAACCTGTAAGACTGTTGAAACCCAGAAAGTGTGCCGGCTGAATTTGTCAGATGCGGCAACCACAGCAGGATGGGACGGGAAAAGAGAAACGACAGGGGAGGCTCTCCCAGTACCTCCGTCCCTGGTGTCCGTAGCAGGTCCTGTTGCAGATCAGGAGGATGATCTTGTCCGATCCTGTGTTCTTATTGGTCAGCGGAGGTAACATGGCTCCTTGCATGAAGGAGGGAGTCCGGCTGAGCTCTGTTCCATATTTAAGGTTGTTCTGATTTAGGTTTGCAAGTAGGCTTCCTGAAATAAAAGCAGTGTTTCAGTCAGATGTTTCGCAATCCTCAcctaaattatatataaaaagctgcaattatttttacacaaaagtaaagccaacaaacaaagaaaaccacCAGTGTAATTGGTATTAATTGCAAGAGATAAGAGATAAGGATTTGTGTGCTTTTATATAGGAAAATGGTTTGATAAAGGAAATATCAGCTTGTTTAATTGTATTATAATAACTATCTATGGAGGGATCCTGAAAGGGCAGTCAGCAAGGCACTCCCTGTTGCAGTGCTCATGTACAAGAGgataaaaaggtaaaatatcTATGCATTTACGTCTATGAAAGTCTGGTCTGTGCAGCTATTCATTGGATAGGTATGTACGATTAGAAACTACAGGACACTTTTGAACAGTTAAAGAAGCAATACCTCTTTGAGCTcgaatgttttccattttaaatgtctcCGGGGTTTCAAATGCAAAGATGGAATCGCTTTCTTGAATGATACCGAGATCGTCGTCATCGTTACAGAAGGAGCGATGGAATCCATCGTAGTACATTTCTGTGAGAACGATCTGCAGAGAAACGTGAAAGGCGGAATGAGGAAGagtacacaaatacaaacagaactCGAAAGTACACAATTAGTACGCACAACCCACCAGTCCCATAACAAACAGACAATCTGCTACCAAATTCACACAAGCGCGCGCACATTCAAGACTGGAATGCGCACAAACAGGAGCGTGTGGTCAAAGGGTCATTCCGTTTCCAGATGTCACACCTTGGCAACGCGAGAGCCCCGAGCCACATAAAAGACAAGCAGCAAACTGCTGGTGATAAACACTGCGGGTTTCCTGACACAAAGTGCTCACTTCACCCTGGACATTCGACTGCCACAGGTACTGCACATGCAGCTTCCCAACCGGTGCTACCCGAGGCGTTTAAAGCCTCATACACAGACCTACCAGATCCTGGAAAACAAGAGGCCAGTTCTTAGTCTCTGCTAAACCAGTGTTAATACACTCAGCAATACAGTGACTAATCATACGCATATCCTAATATTTGTGGTAGGCGCAGGACTAAAACATAACTGAATGAAGAAATAGCGTCTGCATACTCCTCTATGGTCCAAGAACCATACTGGTTCAATCCCTGCGGGTCCTGATGAAGATCCCCGGGGACTGAAACGTTGTCCGTGTTATAGCAAcgtgcaaaataaaaattaccTAGGGGCATCAGAGTAGTGTTTGGACTCTATGCATGCTTTATTTAACATGGGATTTTCTGAGAGGGCCCTTCTTGACCTGACAGTTGAGACGGGGAGAATTTACCACGAGACAGAGGATGCACTCTGCATTCCTTCCTAGTCTGTCTCACTATTTAAATGGTTGAGCCAAAGACACCCTATAGTGACAAGATATCAAACTCCTCATAATTCATAATGAACTTTCCCTCTATCCTACTGAACATTCCACAACAGGAACCGCATCGCCAACGCAAACAGTGTCAGAAACTCTACAGTCAGACTGAGAGGGGATCCAGAGTGCAAAGCCTCGCCAGTCTGAACTTGAACAAAGGAGGTGCAGCGTGGAACTATCAGTTAAGCTTTCAGTTTAACAGCGCAGGGACAGGAAGTTTCAACATCACGTGCAGACAGTTTCGATGAGATGAGCTGGGAGCGGCACCTGTTCGGAGGGGATCTTGGTCTCCAGCGACACGGCCTCTCTCAGTCGGGACACGGTGCTGGACAGGGGCACGGCCACACCGATCCTCATGCAGTGAGAACACTTTCCCTGGTAAACCACAGTGATGTACAGgggcctgcagagagaaggcaattccaatgcaaaaaaaaattgcagccaAAAACTTCCTGCCATTTACAAGGGCATATAAGATTGTATCTATTCCAAGATTGCCAGAGAGGTAAGGCTAAAAGGGGTTTGTTTAGCTAATGACCGGAAAGGCCGCAGTATGATGCTGTTCTTCCTGAAGAAGATGCTAACCCCTTTAGACACAGCTAGTACAACCCAGGCCTTTCTGTGGCTCCAGTTAGTCCATAGCTGCAATGGGTTTTACTGCATTTACTTCAGAATGAACTGCTCCCAGACCAGCCAGCCACAGAATCAACATAGTCCAGGATCTCAGAAGCACAATATGGGGCACTAATTCAGGAATACTTCCCCTAAAAAGTGTGTGTAGTAACTTTATAATGCTCTATGCCAAGTCCGGGGAGGTACTAGGACTGAGTGCAGGCCtgaaaatttgcatttcatatgcatttctGACAGTAGTTCCAAACCCACGCAGTCAGGAAATGATGTGTATTGTCTCATGTCCTACTGCCAGTAATAGGATGTGGGCGTTCTACAGAATAGACCACAAGATCAGATAATGTGTCATCTATATTTAAGAGGGAAGcatctatttattattttattacacttacattaacattaattcttagcaaatgctcttatcaagagaGACTTGCATAGCTCACAATTTGCACATATTACCAATGCATATTTTTACGcggctagatatttactgaggcaatctttaagtaccttgcccagtgGTCCAACAGCAGATGCCCACCGGGGAATCAAATGAGCAATCTGTtgggttatgaaccctgctctttatttctttgttatgttttttttttttcacagcagacattcttatccaagGCAAGGCACAACGTTACATTTTACTTATTCACCATTTATACAATTAGACAGTcatactattattgttattattattattattattattattattacgatTAACAGCTgaactgaagcaattcagtaTCTTCCACAAAATGTACAGCAGACACACCCCACACCAAATTCTACCCTACAGTCTTCTGGGTACAAGCCAATTTCCCTAAACACTCAACCACATTGCTACCCACTGTGGTTTGTgagttaatttaattttattgcgTTTGAGAATTTGTGTCATAAAAACTAATCTTTCTTTCTATAAATCTGTACACCCTTTTAAATTAGCATTGCCTGAGTCCTGGTCTCATAAGCTGCATAAAAGCACAGCAGTTTCCCCCAGCAGGCAGGGACAGAGCTCTGGTTCTTGGTTCAGTCCAACCTCCTGCCGGCTCTATTAACAAGCTACACTATGAATATTGAGCAACCCAGTaactgctctgtctctccagtgAGCACGAGCACAGTTCATGTCGATTTCCACAGTCCCTGTTATTTGCGCTCTACTTGCAAGAGAAGACATTATTCAACTTCCTACAATGCTGCTGTGTTCAATTATCAACTGTGGGGACTTTTATGTGAAAAGTATGAGGTGCAGCAAGAATTACCACCAAAATAAAGCATAAACAATACACCAAAAGCTTTGATCATTCCAATTTCCTtgcacacatttattcaaatgtgaagAGGAACACAACCAAGGTTATCGCCCAGCTTACACAATTACTTCTTCTGCCCCAGGGCAAATATTACCTCTTTTATTAATCCAGACCAATATGCTCAACATGACCCTCAGCTAGTCTGCTTGCTCTAACAAGGACCTTTTTGGCTCCAAGTCCAAACTCCTCCCTTTCAACTTCACATCATGTGATAACatatgaactgtttttttttaatgtcacacctttttctgtagaaaatgccattctttattttacaaagaaaaaccGCCAAACCGCAGATCAAGATTCACCCTTACACTAAGTTTCCAAAACACGAGTCCAAGCACTTTCAGGCAGAGAAACTGCACACGCTTGTGAGCGGAAGAGCCGGATGTGCTGAGACGAGCTTGAGCGTGCTGAGTGATTCGCAGGTTCAGCAGCACTGGACAACGGTAGGGTGGTCATCTTACAGATTACTGACCACTTGGGGGCATCCTCCTGCTGCTAGGGTGTGTCTGCCCTACCAGGTCACACACTGGACACACGCTAGAATAGGCCCGCAACAACCTCTGCTTGAAATCCCCCAGTCTAAGGTGGGCCCAGATAACTCTCCTCCGACACACGCCCCCCAATTCCCCGCTACCACTCCTCCTCATGTCTGCTTTTTTCGTCTGCTCACAGCAGCCAGGTAAACAACAGCGTGCCCACACTTATGTTCCTCCATGAAGGCGATGGACCGAATGATTCATTCAGGCACT
It contains:
- the usp31 gene encoding ubiquitin carboxyl-terminal hydrolase 31 isoform X1, with the translated sequence MMSKSATKEKKSFSKRLFRRGSVRSVGSFMSRVLRTLSTLSHFGTEGHAVDHEKDDGGFTSFKTGGKSVPSDDSDCGGFLIGDRVPGVSGLKNHGNTCFMNAVLQCLSNTELFAEYLALEQYRGDDAEEEKSRASSVFSHRKGLQERGEVTEQLSGLVRALWTFEYTPQHSREFKNAVSRNALQYRGNAQHDAQEFLLWLLDRVHEDLNNIVHPSSRPSIKPPLEDDGALEGPSFPLSAGSVVQELFQAQYRSSLTCPHCQKQSNTFDPFLCISLPIPLPHTRPLYITVVYQGKCSHCMRIGVAVPLSSTVSRLREAVSLETKIPSEQIVLTEMYYDGFHRSFCNDDDDLGIIQESDSIFAFETPETFKMENIRAQRGSLLANLNQNNLKYGTELSRTPSFMQGAMLPPLTNKNTGSDKIILLICNRTCYGHQGRRFGHPFVLHLERTVTWDVLQKEILEKMRHLLRPGVFIQVGPFSLRVVGVVGITYLLPQEEQPLCHPTVERAYRSCGQGGPPHVKIVVEWDKETKDYLFGHTEEEYIPDAESVRLHRDHHHHPQACTLAQCFQLYTKEEQLALDDAWRCPHCKQLQQGRIKLSLWTLPDILILHLKRFRQEVDRRVKMQNMVKFPLMGLDMAPHMVKRSQSSWSLPSHWSPWRRPYGLGRDPQDYLYDLYAVCNHHGTMHGGHYTAYCKNSIDGQWYCFDDSDVQPVAEEDVCKQTAYILFYQRRTTIPSWSANSSIAGSTSSSLCEHWVNRLPGSRQPSVASGASSRRTSLASLAESVEFTGDLSGDDGGFSTRPFVRSVQRQSLSSRSSIASPLALCENGIKPSWSLSAKLQMRSNSPSRFSLDSFSSCTLERIGEACDDKVSTSCFGRQSSGKAPLAMMESITSDEGSSRKSLDEPYCKAPPPAEKKSSKTELVSNNNPATPADSGSFGQGVSSKEPKQRGSSGGPTQKAESTAAKRSSIKSLLESEKSSKKRQTASSTPNSPASQASSSPHVRSSAKVSNTRVKSDSAKTGKVSSSGTPSKKEPSQGQEGAPSGATPRKQRISTTPQSSASPSPTSRKTSSGAERSSASGRRKLAERSASRDSVRASPLIDRPRAGGTPRSSLARATEGGRPERRVVRSSSSSSSVTSLRSPSVSSRDLRRSSRSEDKGLSFLKSALRQKETRRSADFGKTSMLAKKASEGTAKLCSQTKNCMTRPGEGSGKTSRQVSPEPQSGKTAAKEESAKTSTPVKRSLLLPSKSRSSTSGLGLHSPENGKKSLDKTAANRKLSSSMQSSAQPTPEPQ
- the usp31 gene encoding ubiquitin carboxyl-terminal hydrolase 31 isoform X2: MMSKSATKEKKSFSKRLFRRGSVRSVGSFMSRVLRTLSTLSHFGTEGHAVDHEKDDGGFTSFKTGGKSVPSDDSDCGGFLIGDRVPGVSGLKNHGNTCFMNAVLQCLSNTELFAEYLALEQYRGDDAEEEKSRASSVFSHRKGLQERGEVTEQLSGLVRALWTFEYTPQHSREFKNAVSRNALQYRGNAQHDAQEFLLWLLDRVHEDLNNIVHPSSRPSIKPPLEDDGALEGPSFPLSAGSVVQELFQAQYRSSLTCPHCQKQSNTFDPFLCISLPIPLPHTRPLYITVVYQGKCSHCMRIGVAVPLSSTVSRLREAVSLETKIPSEQIVLTEMYYDGFHRSFCNDDDDLGIIQESDSIFAFETPETFKMENIRAQRGSLLANLNQNNLKYGTELSRTPSFMQGAMLPPLTNKNTGSDKIILLICNRTCYGHQGRRFGHPFVLHLERTVTWDVLQKEILEKMRHLLRPGVFIQVGPFSLRVVGVVGITYLLPQEEQPLCHPTVERAYRSCGQGGPPHVKIVVEWDKETKDYLFGHTEEEYIPDAESVRLHRDHHHHPQACTLAQCFQLYTKEEQLALDDAWRCPHCKQLQQGRIKLSLWTLPDILILHLKRFRQEVDRRVKMQNMVKFPLMGLDMAPHMVKRSQSSWSLPSHWSPWRRPYGLGRDPQDYLYDLYAVCNHHGTMHGGHYTAYCKNSIDGQWYCFDDSDVQPVAEEDVCKQTAYILFYQRRTTIPSWSANSSIAGSTSSSLCEHWVNRLPGSRQPSVASGASSRRTSLASLAESVEFTGDLSGDDGFSTRPFVRSVQRQSLSSRSSIASPLALCENGIKPSWSLSAKLQMRSNSPSRFSLDSFSSCTLERIGEACDDKVSTSCFGRQSSGKAPLAMMESITSDEGSSRKSLDEPYCKAPPPAEKKSSKTELVSNNNPATPADSGSFGQGVSSKEPKQRGSSGGPTQKAESTAAKRSSIKSLLESEKSSKKRQTASSTPNSPASQASSSPHVRSSAKVSNTRVKSDSAKTGKVSSSGTPSKKEPSQGQEGAPSGATPRKQRISTTPQSSASPSPTSRKTSSGAERSSASGRRKLAERSASRDSVRASPLIDRPRAGGTPRSSLARATEGGRPERRVVRSSSSSSSVTSLRSPSVSSRDLRRSSRSEDKGLSFLKSALRQKETRRSADFGKTSMLAKKASEGTAKLCSQTKNCMTRPGEGSGKTSRQVSPEPQSGKTAAKEESAKTSTPVKRSLLLPSKSRSSTSGLGLHSPENGKKSLDKTAANRKLSSSMQSSAQPTPEPQ